One Actinoplanes missouriensis 431 DNA segment encodes these proteins:
- a CDS encoding helix-turn-helix domain-containing protein, protein MPAGETFGKRLRRLRVARGLRQRDLAGDNISASYISFLEADRREPSSRVVREISERLGCPPEYLLAPEPAAGSAPDRTAAAQLRLARAALLIGELDDAVDGYQQALDDNPGKEDVLEEVEFGLARIAELQGRYADAVVAYEGCLRSAENYPQYTHWLGATLGLIRSLARAGDGDRALAEAERTQERIDALGLAVSDVTVELSSVVAAVWCERGDHEAAGVPIAQAMGVLPQLSERRQLVAVYWNASRAAYRDGRIGHALELAARVTDADTNDYRQTFGMLRAVYGGLLIRQTPARPEQARELLEQAIADLDSAGAIADAARCRNDLIRCLIMQDEAQAAHRMAGEMAADPRVPDLERIRCRLLDTTALSLLGDQDGARRACLDAQAELDALPDTAQSSRLWSQLGQVMTEIGETEAAIAAYRRAIQGLGMELPPTLLPNRPQPATARAAERPARSGNRHGSRA, encoded by the coding sequence ATTCCGGCCGGGGAGACCTTCGGCAAACGGCTGCGGCGGCTGCGAGTCGCGCGCGGATTGCGCCAGCGCGACCTGGCCGGGGACAACATCTCAGCCAGTTACATCTCCTTCCTGGAAGCCGACCGCCGTGAGCCCAGCTCCCGCGTGGTCCGGGAGATCTCGGAGCGGCTCGGCTGCCCGCCCGAATACCTGCTGGCACCGGAGCCGGCCGCCGGCAGCGCGCCCGACCGGACCGCCGCGGCCCAGCTGAGGCTCGCCCGCGCCGCCCTGCTCATCGGGGAGCTCGACGACGCCGTCGACGGCTATCAGCAAGCCCTCGACGACAACCCCGGCAAGGAGGACGTCCTCGAGGAGGTCGAGTTCGGCCTGGCCCGCATCGCGGAGCTGCAGGGACGGTACGCCGACGCGGTCGTCGCCTATGAGGGCTGCCTGCGCTCGGCGGAGAACTACCCGCAGTACACGCACTGGCTCGGCGCCACCCTCGGGTTGATCCGCAGCCTCGCCCGCGCCGGTGACGGCGACCGGGCTCTCGCCGAGGCCGAGCGCACCCAGGAACGCATCGACGCGCTGGGCCTGGCCGTCTCCGACGTCACGGTGGAACTCAGCTCGGTGGTGGCGGCGGTGTGGTGCGAGCGCGGCGACCACGAGGCCGCCGGGGTGCCGATCGCCCAGGCGATGGGTGTGCTCCCCCAGCTGTCCGAGCGCCGGCAGCTGGTCGCGGTGTACTGGAACGCCAGCCGGGCGGCCTATCGGGACGGCCGCATCGGCCACGCCCTGGAGCTGGCCGCGCGGGTCACCGACGCCGACACCAACGACTACCGGCAGACCTTCGGCATGCTCCGCGCGGTGTACGGCGGACTGCTGATCCGGCAGACCCCGGCGCGCCCGGAGCAGGCCCGCGAGCTGCTCGAGCAGGCCATCGCCGACCTGGACAGCGCCGGCGCGATCGCGGACGCCGCCCGCTGCCGCAACGACCTGATCCGGTGCCTGATCATGCAGGACGAGGCGCAGGCCGCGCACCGGATGGCCGGCGAGATGGCCGCCGACCCCCGGGTTCCCGACCTGGAACGGATCCGGTGCCGCTTGCTGGACACCACCGCGCTGTCGCTGCTCGGCGACCAGGACGGTGCGCGCCGCGCCTGCCTGGACGCGCAGGCGGAGCTCGACGCGCTTCCCGACACCGCGCAGAGCTCCCGGCTGTGGTCACAGCTGGGTCAGGTGATGACCGAGATCGGCGAGACCGAGGCGGCGATCGCGGCGTACCGGCGCGCCATTCAGGGACTGGGCATGGAGTTGCCGCCGACCCTGCTGCCCAACCGTCCGCAGCCGGCCACAGCGCGGGCCGCCGAGCGTCCGGCGCGATCCGGGAACCGGCACGGCTCCCGCGCCTGA
- a CDS encoding amino acid adenylation domain-containing protein, translating into MFDRRARLTPDAEALRFRGAATTYGELSRAANTLARELVRRGVGPERIVGLQLPRGPEMIIAMLAVVRAGGAFLPIDAAYPPDRIAFMRADAAPVLIVTEDRDEHEDQDGTGAVVSLHALRAAASDLPDGDLSDADRLAPLDPAHPAYVIYTSGSTGRPKGVVVTHTGLYDLTTAQATAFGVGTASRVLQFASPSFDAAVSEICMALLTGATLVLAPQSDLAPGPALSALITRERVTHATLPPAVLPLQELPDSALPAGLSLIVAGEFCPSDTIRRWAPGRTMINAYGPTESTVCATMTAPLRAGDLSHIGTAISGTRLHIAGDDLAPVPPGGMGEMFIAGAGLARGYLNRPALTAQRFLPDPWGPPGSRMYRTGDLAHWCPDGTVGYDGRADDQIKIRGFRVEPAEIEAVLRERPDITEARVLLIQGRLAAYLVPGPDGHADTRAAAAHLAARLPAHMVPGAYTVIDDLPLTPSGKVDKERLPAPVFTASAGTPRTPQEEILCRLFADVLGLPRVGAEDNFFELGGDSLMATRLSVRIRSELGIDIPVVAIIEAQTPAQVSRLLGADRHDSALGPVLTLRATGTAPPLFCVHPAGGISWCYTGLLPHVGRQHPVYGLQAPGVSGPCDPPVSIAGLAADYLRRIREIQPAGPYHLLGWSMGGVIAYEIAAALRAGGEEVGSLTLLDAYPQIPPELRHDDEAALLLDLLHFINVPDLEPGPGAVDRATVIDVARSHGSAIASLGDGTVDRLIEVFTGNYRLLRDYRPAPLDTDMLLFTATRGRLAEFASADQWRPHTSGEISHHLVDCEHRDMARTGPMSTIGPVLAAHLKSARQSHPSARQPHPSARQPHPSARQPHPGRNQ; encoded by the coding sequence ATGTTCGACAGGCGAGCCCGCCTCACCCCGGACGCCGAGGCGCTGCGCTTCCGGGGGGCCGCCACCACCTACGGCGAACTCAGCCGCGCCGCCAACACCCTCGCCCGCGAGCTGGTCCGCCGCGGCGTCGGCCCGGAACGCATCGTGGGCCTCCAGCTGCCCCGCGGCCCTGAAATGATCATCGCGATGCTCGCCGTCGTCCGGGCCGGCGGCGCGTTCCTGCCGATCGACGCGGCGTACCCACCCGATCGCATCGCCTTCATGCGCGCTGACGCCGCGCCCGTGCTGATCGTCACCGAGGACCGTGACGAGCACGAGGACCAGGACGGGACCGGTGCCGTCGTCTCCCTGCACGCCCTGCGCGCGGCAGCGAGCGACCTGCCGGACGGCGACCTGAGCGACGCCGACCGCCTGGCACCGCTCGACCCGGCGCATCCCGCCTACGTCATCTACACCTCGGGGTCGACCGGTCGCCCCAAGGGCGTCGTCGTCACCCACACCGGCCTGTACGACCTGACGACCGCCCAGGCCACGGCGTTCGGCGTCGGCACGGCCAGCCGCGTCCTGCAGTTCGCGTCGCCCAGCTTCGACGCCGCGGTCTCGGAGATCTGCATGGCGCTGCTCACCGGCGCCACATTGGTCCTGGCGCCCCAGAGCGACCTCGCGCCCGGCCCGGCGCTCAGCGCCCTGATCACCCGGGAACGCGTCACGCACGCCACCCTGCCGCCCGCCGTGCTGCCGCTGCAGGAACTGCCGGACTCCGCGCTGCCGGCCGGGCTCAGTCTGATCGTGGCCGGGGAGTTCTGTCCGAGCGACACGATCCGGCGCTGGGCGCCCGGACGAACCATGATCAATGCGTACGGGCCGACCGAGTCCACCGTCTGCGCCACCATGACCGCGCCGTTGCGCGCCGGCGACCTGTCACACATCGGGACAGCGATCTCCGGCACCCGCCTCCACATCGCCGGCGACGACCTCGCGCCGGTGCCGCCGGGCGGCATGGGCGAGATGTTCATCGCCGGCGCCGGCCTGGCCCGCGGCTATCTCAACCGGCCCGCCCTCACCGCCCAGCGGTTCCTGCCCGACCCGTGGGGGCCGCCCGGCAGCCGCATGTACCGCACCGGCGACCTCGCCCACTGGTGCCCCGACGGCACCGTCGGGTACGACGGCCGCGCCGACGACCAGATCAAGATCCGTGGATTCCGCGTCGAGCCCGCCGAGATCGAAGCCGTCCTGCGCGAACGCCCCGACATCACCGAGGCCCGGGTCCTGCTGATCCAGGGGCGGCTCGCCGCGTACCTGGTGCCCGGCCCGGACGGCCACGCCGACACCCGGGCCGCGGCCGCCCACCTCGCCGCGCGGTTGCCGGCGCACATGGTCCCCGGCGCCTACACCGTCATCGATGACCTGCCGCTGACCCCCAGCGGCAAGGTCGACAAGGAACGCCTTCCCGCGCCGGTGTTCACGGCGAGCGCCGGCACGCCGCGGACCCCGCAGGAGGAGATCCTCTGCCGGCTGTTCGCCGACGTGCTCGGTCTGCCGCGGGTCGGGGCCGAGGACAACTTCTTCGAGCTCGGCGGCGACTCGCTGATGGCGACCCGGCTCAGCGTGCGCATCCGCAGCGAGCTCGGCATCGACATCCCGGTCGTGGCGATCATCGAGGCGCAGACCCCCGCCCAGGTGAGCCGCCTGCTCGGAGCGGACCGGCACGACAGCGCCCTCGGCCCGGTGCTCACCCTGCGTGCGACGGGCACCGCCCCGCCGCTGTTCTGCGTCCACCCGGCAGGCGGCATCAGCTGGTGCTACACCGGCCTGCTGCCGCACGTCGGACGACAGCACCCGGTGTACGGCCTGCAAGCGCCCGGCGTCAGCGGCCCGTGCGACCCGCCGGTGAGTATCGCCGGTCTCGCCGCCGACTACCTGCGGCGGATCCGCGAGATCCAGCCGGCCGGTCCCTACCACCTGCTGGGCTGGTCGATGGGCGGCGTCATCGCTTATGAGATCGCCGCGGCGCTGCGGGCCGGGGGCGAGGAGGTCGGCTCGCTCACCCTGCTCGACGCGTACCCGCAGATCCCGCCGGAGCTGCGGCACGACGACGAGGCCGCGCTGCTGCTCGACCTGCTGCACTTCATCAACGTCCCCGATCTCGAACCCGGACCCGGCGCTGTCGACCGCGCGACGGTCATCGACGTCGCCCGCAGCCACGGCAGCGCCATCGCGAGCCTCGGCGACGGCACCGTCGACCGGCTCATCGAGGTCTTCACCGGCAACTACCGGCTGCTGCGCGATTACCGGCCGGCGCCCCTCGACACCGACATGCTGCTGTTCACCGCCACGCGCGGCCGGCTCGCCGAGTTCGCGTCGGCCGACCAGTGGCGGCCCCACACCAGCGGGGAGATCAGTCACCACCTCGTCGACTGCGAGCACCGCGACATGGCCCGTACCGGTCCGATGAGCACCATCGGCCCGGTCCTCGCCGCCCATCTCAAGTCAGCCCGCCAGTCCCACCCGTCAGCCCGCCAGCCCCACCCGTCAGCCCGCCAGCCCCACCCGTCAGCCCGCCAGCCCCACCCCGGGAGGAATCAGTGA
- a CDS encoding FAD-dependent oxidoreductase, which yields MNSESYDVIVIGGGPAGSTVATLTAKKGHRVLLLEKEKFPRYQIGESLLPATVHGIANLLGVADRLGEAGFMRKNGGTFRWGANPEPWTFSFAVSPRLAGPTSHAYQVERMKFDQILLDNARKNGVKVQELCTVTGIVETGGRVTGVRYADADGTPYEATAAYVVDASGNMSRTYKSVSPQRHYSPYFQNLALFGYYEGGKRLPAPNQGNILCAAFDEGWFWYIPLTDQLTSVGAVVRRDSADRVQGDPEAALRKLIDDCPLIKEYLADASRVTTGPYGEIRVRKDYSYCNAPFWRSGMVLIGDAACFVDPVFSSGVHLATYGALLAARSINSCLEGTVDETAAFTEFERRYRREYGVFHEFLASFYSMQADEDSYFWQAKKVTQQNASNLEAFVELVAGTSSGEEALATAHRTSEAIAAGAGALAAATYELDTRPSALHSSGVVAAAMSEGARIQSHALLGGDAGVESPLFDDGLIATDDSLGWTRP from the coding sequence GTGAACTCCGAGAGCTACGACGTCATCGTGATCGGTGGCGGGCCCGCCGGCTCCACGGTAGCGACGCTCACTGCCAAGAAGGGGCATCGCGTCCTGCTGCTGGAGAAGGAGAAGTTCCCCCGCTACCAGATCGGCGAGTCGCTGCTGCCGGCCACCGTGCACGGCATCGCGAACCTGCTCGGCGTCGCCGATCGCCTCGGCGAGGCCGGGTTCATGCGCAAGAACGGCGGGACCTTCCGCTGGGGCGCCAACCCCGAGCCGTGGACGTTCTCCTTCGCTGTCTCGCCGCGGCTGGCCGGGCCCACCTCGCACGCCTACCAGGTCGAGCGGATGAAGTTCGACCAGATCCTGCTGGACAACGCCCGCAAGAACGGCGTCAAGGTCCAGGAGCTCTGCACCGTCACCGGTATCGTCGAGACCGGCGGCCGGGTCACCGGGGTCCGTTACGCCGATGCGGACGGCACCCCCTACGAGGCCACCGCCGCCTACGTGGTCGACGCGTCCGGCAACATGAGCCGCACCTACAAGTCGGTCAGCCCGCAGCGGCACTACTCGCCGTACTTCCAGAACCTCGCCCTCTTCGGCTACTACGAGGGCGGCAAGCGCCTGCCCGCCCCTAACCAGGGCAACATCCTCTGCGCCGCCTTCGACGAGGGCTGGTTCTGGTACATCCCGCTCACCGACCAGCTCACCAGCGTCGGCGCCGTCGTGCGCCGGGACAGCGCCGACCGCGTGCAGGGCGACCCGGAAGCCGCCCTGCGGAAGCTGATCGACGACTGCCCGCTGATCAAGGAGTACCTCGCTGACGCCAGCCGGGTGACCACCGGACCGTACGGCGAGATCCGGGTGCGCAAGGACTACTCCTACTGCAACGCGCCGTTCTGGCGCTCCGGCATGGTGCTCATCGGCGACGCCGCCTGCTTCGTCGACCCGGTCTTCTCCTCCGGGGTCCACCTCGCCACGTACGGCGCCCTGCTCGCCGCCCGGTCGATCAACAGTTGCCTGGAGGGCACCGTCGACGAGACCGCCGCCTTCACCGAGTTCGAGCGCCGCTACCGCCGCGAATACGGCGTCTTCCACGAGTTCCTGGCCTCCTTCTACAGCATGCAGGCCGACGAGGACTCGTACTTCTGGCAGGCCAAGAAGGTGACCCAGCAGAACGCCTCGAACCTGGAGGCCTTCGTGGAGCTGGTCGCCGGCACCTCGTCCGGTGAGGAGGCGCTCGCGACCGCGCACCGCACGTCCGAGGCCATCGCCGCCGGGGCCGGAGCGCTCGCCGCCGCCACCTACGAACTCGACACCCGCCCCAGCGCGCTGCACTCCAGCGGTGTGGTCGCCGCCGCGATGAGCGAGGGCGCCCGCATCCAGTCGCACGCCCTGCTCGGCGGCGACGCGGGCGTCGAGTCACCCCTGTTCGACGACGGGCTGATCGCCACCGACGACAGCCTCGGCTGGACCAGACCATGA